The sequence below is a genomic window from Ignavibacteriales bacterium.
AAAATTAATCGCAATGAAACAGCATTTGTACAAGCCATTTTCGATGGTTCTGACGGTAACACCGCATCAATAGCATCGGGATATATGAGGTCAATAATTGTAAAGTATTCACAGAACATTTCAACACAAATCATGCAAAAGTCCGGACGATTGGTTAAACCTGTCGGCAGTATAAATCCGGAAACACGCGTATGGTACAACCCGACTTTAAAGACAAGAAATTTTATGGTTCCGGGAATTGTAGGTCTGCTGTTAAGTATAATTACGATGCTGCTTACATCACTTGCGGTTGTTAAAGAAAAAGAAATCGGAACAATGGAACAGTTGATAGTTACACCGTTAAAACCTTACCAGATAATCATAGGAAAACTTGTACCGTTTGTAGTACTCGGTTTTGCTGCTGTTATAATTGTCCTTACCGCGATGACATTAATTTTTAACATCCCTGTAAAAGGAAGTATAACTTTTCTTTTTATGTCGGCGTTTCTTTATATCCTCTCGACACTTGGACTTGGTTTATTTGTTTCAACAATATCAAAGAACCAGCAGCAGGCAATGATGATCGCAATTTTCGCAGTGATGATGCCGATGGTGTTCTTAGCAGGGTTTGCATTTCCTGTTGAAAACATGCCGGAGATACTTCAATATATTTCTTACATCATCCCATTAAAATATTTTTTTATTATAATCCGTGGTGTGATACTGAAGGGATTAGGTTTTGCTGATCTTTGGTTTGAAGCGTTAATGCTTCTGCTTATGGGGATTTCAATTCTTATTTTAAGTGCATCAAGATTTCAAAAGAAACTGGAATAAATATGGGAAGAATAAAAATATTACTGCCGGATAAATTTCAATTCAAAACTGAAATGAAAATCAGGGTAACTGATATTAACTATGGCGGGCATCTTGGCAACGATTCAGTACTTTCAATTATGCATGAAGCAAGGATACGTTTTCTTGGTTCATTAGGTTATGCTGAATCGGATGTAGAAGGCACGGGTATTATGATGACTGATTGTCACATCAATTATACTTCACAGGGTTTTTACGGCGATGAAATAATAATTGATGTGTCTGTTCCAAACATTGAAAGAAACGGCTGCGATTTTATTTACCGTATCACAAATAAAAATTCATTGGCCGAAATTGCAAGAGGTACAACGTCCATAGTATTTTATAGCTACACGCTGAAGAAACTTCAAAACACACCTGAAAAATTCAGAATAAAAATCACTGAACTTCCCTTTCTTGACTGATCAGATAATCCGCATTCCATATTGCAATAGCTATTGTGTATTTCTATTTTTGATGTGGAAAAATTTTGTGTAAAGTAATAATAGAATAATCAGGAGAAATGATGTATAAAGTTGTATTACTCCGTCATGGAGAAAGTTCATGGAATAAAGAAAACAGGTTCACCGGCTGGACAGATGTTGATCTTTCAGAAAAAGGAATCGGCGAAGCAAAAAAAGCTGCTGAAGTTTTAAAATCAGAAGGTTACACTTTTGACATAACTTATACTTCCGTATTAAAAAGAGCGATAAGAACTTTGTGGTTAACATTGGACGGAATGGATTTGATGTGGATTCCCGTAATCCGTAACTGGAGATTGAATGAAAGACATTACGGCGCATTGCAGGGATTAAACAAAGCTGAAACCGCAGAAAAATTTGGTGAAGACCAGGTAAAGATCTGGAGAAGAAGTTATGACACACCGCCGCCTGTATTAGAAAAAACTGATGAACGTTATCCGGGAAAAGATAGAAGGTATGCGGATCTAAACGAAACTGAACTTCCTCTAACAGAATGTTTAAAAGATACAGTTGCCCGTTTCGTTCCTTACTGGGAAGGTACTATTGCGCCAATGGTAAAATCCGGGAAAAAAGTTTTGATAACCGCTCACGGTAACAGTTTAAGAGCTCTTGTAAAATATCTTGATAACATTCCTGATTCAGAAATTGTTGAGTTAAATATTCCAACAGGTATTCCATTGGTTTATGAACTTGATGCAAACCTTAAACCAATAAAACATTATTATCTCGGTGACCAGGAGGAAATTGCAAAAGCAGCGGCGGCAGTTGCCAACCAGGGAAAAGCAAAATAAAATTTTAGCCCCGGTCATAAATAAATCGGGGCTTAATTGATGCACTTGTCTCACACAAAATTAGCCTTGACTTTCAGAATCAAATTATCAATTTTTTCCCACCGTTTATTGAAAATAAATCTAAACCGGAGCCATTTAATGGGTAAAAATACATCGATCTTTAAATACTCGCTTTCACTGGTGCTGTTGTTTGTTATTGCACTAAGTTCAATGTCTAATTCACAAACCGTTATTCGAAAATATGCCGGCGAGTTTATGGCAATCGGTGTTGGAAGCAGAGCTCTTGGAATGGGTGGTGCATTTACAGGAGTAGCAAATGATGTAACCGCTTCATACTATAATCCATCAGGTCTGGCTAATTTGAATTATCCTCAAATATCTCTTATGCATGCTGAACAATTCGGTGACCTTGTAAATTATGATTACGTTGCACTTGGAATCCCTTTTAAAGAAGATATGAGTTTTGGACTTAGTATTATGCGCCTTGCTGTTGACGGAATTCCCGATACCAGGAACGCACTTGTTGACAGGAACGGCGACGGAATTCTTGATATTAATGATGACGTACTTGACCGAAACCTGATAACAGAGTTCAGCAATCAGGACTATGCCATCTATCTGACTTTTGCAAAACGCCATACTTCTGATTTTTATTATGGCGCTAATGTAAAAATCATTAGCAGGAGTTTTGGGGATATCGCAAGTGCTTATGGAATTGGGTTTGATGTTGGCGCTCTATACTCACCTTATAAAGACTTTTATGTTGGTGCAAATATTCAGGATGTTACAACAACACTTCTTGCCTGGGATACAGGGTTAAACGAATTAGTCTCACCCACAGCTAAAGTAGGTGCCTCTTATGTATTAGAATTTTGGGGAGGTAAATTTACACCGGCTTTGGATTTTGATATAAGATTCGAAAACAGAAGATATGCGTCACAGTTTAACATTGGTCCGGTTAGTTTTGATGCTCACGCTGGTTTTGAATATAACTTCCGAAACCTGATAGCTGTACGTGCCGGCTACAATGATGTTAAACAATTTACTGTAGGTGCCGGTATTAAGCT
It includes:
- a CDS encoding PorV/PorQ family protein — its product is MGKNTSIFKYSLSLVLLFVIALSSMSNSQTVIRKYAGEFMAIGVGSRALGMGGAFTGVANDVTASYYNPSGLANLNYPQISLMHAEQFGDLVNYDYVALGIPFKEDMSFGLSIMRLAVDGIPDTRNALVDRNGDGILDINDDVLDRNLITEFSNQDYAIYLTFAKRHTSDFYYGANVKIISRSFGDIASAYGIGFDVGALYSPYKDFYVGANIQDVTTTLLAWDTGLNELVSPTAKVGASYVLEFWGGKFTPALDFDIRFENRRYASQFNIGPVSFDAHAGFEYNFRNLIAVRAGYNDVKQFTVGAGIKLPKLNLDYSFARFSASEIDRLPDTHRISLILTLEEPKFLRAGL
- the gpmA gene encoding 2,3-diphosphoglycerate-dependent phosphoglycerate mutase; translated protein: MYKVVLLRHGESSWNKENRFTGWTDVDLSEKGIGEAKKAAEVLKSEGYTFDITYTSVLKRAIRTLWLTLDGMDLMWIPVIRNWRLNERHYGALQGLNKAETAEKFGEDQVKIWRRSYDTPPPVLEKTDERYPGKDRRYADLNETELPLTECLKDTVARFVPYWEGTIAPMVKSGKKVLITAHGNSLRALVKYLDNIPDSEIVELNIPTGIPLVYELDANLKPIKHYYLGDQEEIAKAAAAVANQGKAK
- a CDS encoding acyl-CoA thioesterase — its product is MGRIKILLPDKFQFKTEMKIRVTDINYGGHLGNDSVLSIMHEARIRFLGSLGYAESDVEGTGIMMTDCHINYTSQGFYGDEIIIDVSVPNIERNGCDFIYRITNKNSLAEIARGTTSIVFYSYTLKKLQNTPEKFRIKITELPFLD
- a CDS encoding ABC transporter permease, translating into MKQILHFIKKEFLQFKRDPKMFGIILVAPVIQLVFLGYAANLDVENVKLIVYDQNKSEASREFVERFTSSGYFSVKRYADNYDDITSSLDNGKVIAAIVIPSDFEEKINRNETAFVQAIFDGSDGNTASIASGYMRSIIVKYSQNISTQIMQKSGRLVKPVGSINPETRVWYNPTLKTRNFMVPGIVGLLLSIITMLLTSLAVVKEKEIGTMEQLIVTPLKPYQIIIGKLVPFVVLGFAAVIIVLTAMTLIFNIPVKGSITFLFMSAFLYILSTLGLGLFVSTISKNQQQAMMIAIFAVMMPMVFLAGFAFPVENMPEILQYISYIIPLKYFFIIIRGVILKGLGFADLWFEALMLLLMGISILILSASRFQKKLE